The nucleotide sequence GATTTTACTGTTCAAGGTGGATCTTTAGGTGAAATGCATGCAAAAAAAATTATGAAATTGCAAGATATGGCTATGAAATATGGAATCCCTATTATTGGAATAAATGACTCTGGTGGTGCGAGAATTCAAGAAGGCGTTGATTCATTATATGGTTATGGTGGAATTTTCTATAGAAATACTTTAGCTTCTGGTGTAATTCCACAAATAACTGTTATTGCTGGACCATGTGCTGGTGGAGCTGTTTATTCTCCTGCTATTACGGATTTTATAATTATGGTTGATCAAACATCACAAATGTTTATAACAGGCCCACAAGTAATTAAAGCCGTTACAGGAGAAGATGTAGATAAAGATGCATTAGGCGGTGCTATGGCTCATAATGTTAAAAGTGGTGTTGCTCATTTTGTTGCATCATCTGATCAAGAAGCTTTAGAAATAACTAAAAAAATATTATCTTATATTCCTTCAAATAATTTAGAAATACCAGAAGATTTAGAATTTGATAACAATGTAGATTTACCTGAAGAAATTTATAATATAGTTTCTCCAAATCCTAAAAAAGGATATGATGTAAGGGATATTTTAAATTTAGTATTAGATAATAATTCATTCTTTGAAGTACATAAGCATTTTGCTCCAAATATTGTTGTTGGTTTTGGAAGATTAGGTGGAAAAAGTGTAGGAATTATTGCTAATCAACCTAAAGTATTAGCTGGTTCCTTGGATATTAATTCATCTGATAAGGCTGCTAGATTTATTAGATTTTGTGATGCCTTTAACATACCAATAATCACATTTGTTGATACTCCTGGATTTCTTCCAGGTGTTAATCAAGAACATGGTGGAATTATTAGACATGGAGCAAAATTATTATATGCATATAGTGAAGCTACTGTGCCAAAATTAACTGTAATTTTACGAAAAGCATATGGTGGAGCTTACATTGCAATGGCTTCACAACATATAGGTTCGGATTTTGTTTTTGCTTGGCCAACAGCTGAAATAGCCGTAATGGGATCCGAAGGTGCAGCTAATATAATATTTAGAAAAGATATATCAAATTCAGAAAATCCAGAAAAAACAAGAATGGAAAAAATTGAAGAATATAAAAAAGAATTTGCTAATCCTTATGCTGCAGCTGGAAGAGGTTATATTGAAGATGTTATTGACCCAAAAGAAACAAGAAAAATATTAATACAAAGTTTATTTGTTGCTGAAACTAAAGCAGAATCAAGACCAAACAAAAAACATGGAAATATTCCATTATAATTGGTGGTGTAATTATGGGTGAAGTATTATCTATAACTTTTGTAGGTATCGTAATTGTATTTTTAGTTTTAGCAATACTTAGTTTATTTTTCATTTTATTTAAATATATATCTTCTACAGAAAAAAAAGTGAAAAAAGAAATCAATATTCCTCACACAAATCCTGCACCATTAAATTCTAATACTACAAAAAATGAAGATAATGATGAGGAAATTATTGCTGCTATTATGGGAGCTATTGCTGCTACTATGGGAAGTAAAACATATAGAATTAAAAATATTAAACCTATTAACAATATAAATAAAACCTCTAAGATGAGCATGTGGGGAATGTTACCACCTGCTGTAACCTGGAGAGCTAGAAGATTAGGAGGGAGAAAATGATTAGGAAATTTAATGTAAAAGTAAATGGAAAATCATATGAAGTTGAAGTTGAAGAATTAAATGGAAATATTTCAGAACCAGTCACTCATACATCTCAGCCAGAAAAACCAGCTCCACAACCCAAAGAAATCCCAGTAAAAAAAGTTGAACCAGAGAAGGTTAGTCCTGCTGTAACTAGTTCTGGAAAAAATGTAGTTAAAGCACCATTACCAGGAGTCATTGTTGACATAAACGTTTCTGAAGGAACTAGAATTTCAAAAGGTCAAAAATTATTAATAATAGAAGCAATGAAAATGGAAAATGAAATATTAAGTGATTATGATGGAGTTATTGAAAAAA is from Marinitoga sp. 38H-ov and encodes:
- a CDS encoding carboxyl transferase domain-containing protein, which codes for MDEKFQEIYDEFLKRKEKLLKGGGADKVEKQHKLGKLTARERIELLVDEGSFVETDLFVKHRSTYFGLDKKNFPYDGVVTGIGTINGKKVAIYSQDFTVQGGSLGEMHAKKIMKLQDMAMKYGIPIIGINDSGGARIQEGVDSLYGYGGIFYRNTLASGVIPQITVIAGPCAGGAVYSPAITDFIIMVDQTSQMFITGPQVIKAVTGEDVDKDALGGAMAHNVKSGVAHFVASSDQEALEITKKILSYIPSNNLEIPEDLEFDNNVDLPEEIYNIVSPNPKKGYDVRDILNLVLDNNSFFEVHKHFAPNIVVGFGRLGGKSVGIIANQPKVLAGSLDINSSDKAARFIRFCDAFNIPIITFVDTPGFLPGVNQEHGGIIRHGAKLLYAYSEATVPKLTVILRKAYGGAYIAMASQHIGSDFVFAWPTAEIAVMGSEGAANIIFRKDISNSENPEKTRMEKIEEYKKEFANPYAAAGRGYIEDVIDPKETRKILIQSLFVAETKAESRPNKKHGNIPL
- a CDS encoding biotin/lipoyl-containing protein translates to MIRKFNVKVNGKSYEVEVEELNGNISEPVTHTSQPEKPAPQPKEIPVKKVEPEKVSPAVTSSGKNVVKAPLPGVIVDINVSEGTRISKGQKLLIIEAMKMENEILSDYDGVIEKILVKKGDNVDGDQELIIIS
- a CDS encoding OadG family protein; amino-acid sequence: MGEVLSITFVGIVIVFLVLAILSLFFILFKYISSTEKKVKKEINIPHTNPAPLNSNTTKNEDNDEEIIAAIMGAIAATMGSKTYRIKNIKPINNINKTSKMSMWGMLPPAVTWRARRLGGRK